The sequence gcgatgatgtTGAAATCTTTGAACAATGATACATGATTGTTGCAGTGTACTGGTGATGAATCATATGGTCTGTTAATGGTTACCTGCTGTCTCATCATTCCAATGTTTATGCTGCATGCTATCGCGTGTAGTGTAAGCAATTCATTCCTTGCTGTTTGCATGCAGTGTTCAATTTCACTGCTGTTGCCAGCAAATCTGATAATTACAAACTGATTTGCTCATGGAAAAAAATGAAGCATCTTCAAACCCCTGCTTCATAAAGAACCTGAAACTTGTTTTCTACCTCTTTTTTCCGTCAAAATCAGTTTCTCATTCTTCAGTACACCACAATGTTCTAGATTTTCTTTCGTCTCGTTTGCTGCATATCTAGGGGTGTAAACTGGAGGTAATTAGATTCACCTCTAATCCTCTTTAGTTTAAATATATTTATACTGCTTTAAAATAAAATCTTATTTTTAAAAACAACataaatatttgaactaaagagtGTTCGAGCTACATTCAAGgatcaccaatttgcacctcTGTGCACATCAACTTATGATCTTTTATGAGATAAAAAGAAGGCCCTTATGATCTTACATTAGACAATAAAAGCAAAATCTATAAAGTACTTAGGAACTCTTAACAAATTTCTTAATACTACCCTTAAACTCATTTTCATTTTTTCCGCCCTTTATAATTCTGTTTCATCCAATCAAGGAACCTGGTGACGCTGGAAAATAGCCTTTCCCCTTTAACATTGTTGATCATCATAATTCCTTCAACCTTTACCAATTTTCTTCTAAGAATATAGAGATGAAAACAATTAtacccttgcattgcatcccTTTCTTTCGACAAGTGCCTTGCATCTCACTTCATCTTCCAGATGGAAAGCTTCGCTGTCCATCCATCATCACCAATCACCCCAAACCCACCCCCATTATTATGATCTACCCCATCTACTCCTAAGTCCTAACTACATGCCGGGGCATGGAAATGTGAAATCCGAGCGAACACGATGGAGTAGGGCGCCACGGCGATGGGCCGCGCCGCGTCCACCTTCACCGCCTCCAGCCTGGGGATGCTCCCGTCCGCGCCGGTGGCCAGGGCCTTGCCGTTCAGCAGCACCACCTGGCTCCTCAGGTCGCCGCCCTTGGGCGTGAGGTGGTACTCGTCTCTCGTGGCGCCGTCGGCCACCGCCGCGAAGCTGGGGGTGTGGGCGTGCCCGAAATTCCTGCCGTGCCTCCTCGCGCCGTGCTtgtgctcaccgccgccgccgccgccgccggcagcttgGTTTGTCACTGAGACCTGGGCCGTGGTGTAGCCCGTTCTTGCGACGTGCTTGTgcgcaccagcggcggcggcggcggcggcatgagcTGTCACTGAGACTTCAGTCTTGGTGTTGCCACTGAGGTTGATCAGCAGTAGAGTGATTCCTGGCTGAACGATGAACATGCAGGGGAGACAGTGAGCACGAATTCTCTAGgagataaattttttttatcgtTTTCTTGATGTTGCTGATGACGAGGAGCTGAATTCCTTACCGAATCTCTAGCGCAGTGGGCGTAAGCGCGGATCTTGTTGGTACCATTGAATGTTGTTGCTAGAACTTTGGTTCCCATCAGGCGATGCCACAGTAAAGCACTGCAGGGGGAAAAAGTTCAGGACAAAAAACAGGGTGGGGAAAGATCTGTCATTGAGGTGACAAACTGGCAATTTTGTTTGCTTTGCAATGCCAATTCTTAAATGGACATGAAGTAGCTGTTGGGTTTTAATCGGCTGGGTTAGCTCTATGCATTTAGAACAAAAGGATTATAGCTTGTTCAATGCATACAAGCTTGTTAGTATTCCAGCACaagacaattttttttttgtcagtaTACAAGGCAAGTTTTTCATCAAGTGCTTGTACCGGTTACTTGTTATAAAATCCTTGAAGAACATGACGCATTTTTACCTGTAATAGTCAGGGTTCGGTTGAAATGTTGTGGTGTTCAGCAGGCCGTAGTTGCCGCCAATCAAACTCTGTCTGCAGTAGCTCTTTGTGTCATACTTCGCTGACATCCCAAGCTGATCCAAAAACCTTGAAAAAACACCCGGAAAGATCTCGATAAAAACATCTTCAAGAACAGCTTCAGAATTCAACACCTGCAAACTGGTTTGCTTACCAGAAGCTGAACACAAATGCATCAGTGACAAGGTGGTGGCCGCTGTTGTAAGCCCCTCCAGCTTCCCCAACCCATGCGACGGTCGATGTCCCTGCGGATTTCAGTATCCCCTGAAGATTGCTGAATATGCTTATCATTCCGTCGAGGACCGACGGATTGAGGATCTTTTCAATCAGATTTGTATCCCTTCCTGCGATATCCAGCACATTTCACTTTCAGTTCCTGTATGCCTGAATCAAATGTATCCAGGAATAGCTGTGAGCATACCTGGTCCTAAGTTGTAGATGTGGTGGGTGATCACATTCAATAGATTTGGCTTGGTTTTGACGATAAGTTCTGTAAACCAGGCTGGGTCGAAAAATCCTCCAGGAGCAAGTACCAGCGACTTGGATGGATTGCTTCGGTATATGTCGTCGACTATTGTTTTCAGGGTGATCACATCTGCTGCATACTGGTCAGCTCCGATTCGGGTTCCAACTCCACTACCACTAAGTTCATTTCCTGCAAGGAGAGCACACTAGTTTCTCATGATTGAAATTGTATTGTATTTACCAATATTTTCAGAATTGCAGGCTCAAAGTGTTATCTATTTGGGTGTAAAAGCTGTGGATAATTGACAAAGCCTAACCACACATGCTGATGTCCTATAGATTGGACATGCCACATGTCGACATCAATATTTTCTGAAATAATTTCAGAGAACTAGAGATCATTGAAAGATGTTAGGACAGTTACTGTAGCGGTGTAGCCCTTCTCTGAAGATCGACATATCAAAAAGAGCCTTTCAGAAACAAGTTATGCAATAAATTCTCCTCTTTCATGCGAAACAGTACTGCCAAACGATTCATTTCGAAATAACTAGAACCAAGATCAAAATGCACACTAGAACATCATACCAAGCTCCCATCCATGAATATGGTAGCCCTTGTATGCAGTATACTGAATCAGCGATGCTGCATTGGTGTAATCCCATGGCCCTCCCATAGATCCATCCGGCAACTGGACCCGACCATTCATTGCGTTCAGCCCGAACACAATCTTGGCACTGCAATTGTGCAAAATTCACTGAATTTTCAGTACTGATGCGACTCAACCGGAAAAGAGCAGGCCGAATCGCCGAACTCACCCGGATTTCTGGAAGAATGAGTTGAGCTCGTCCCACCGGCGCAGGGGCAGGCATCCCTGAGTGAAGCCGAACATCTCCGAGTCGTTCTTGGCGAACGGCGTGCACGGCTGCCGGAGGTCGGCGGTGCCGTACAACACCTTGTCCTGCAGCGAGCCTCCCAGCCGGAGCTTCAGCGGCGAGAACGCTGAAACAAAATTCACCGCCGCATTGACAAAGGAAACGGGATATATATACTAGTAAAGCTTCGACCTcaacggagcggcggcggaagccgGCCGTCGCCTACCTCTGACGGCATTGAGCAAGACCTTGTTGGAGAGATCCTGCAAGGAGAGGACGGAAGCAAACTGCGTGTCAACATCTCGCCGCGTCCATGGACCACCAAGAATTCCGGACGGGaatggaggaaggaggagagttgcctcggcggccggcggtccCCAGCACGGCGCCACTCACCAGGTTGAGCAGGCCGGCGCGGCCCCAGGCGCAGGTGCCGTAGTCGCACTTGTCCGGCGGCCACCAGTCCAGTGTCGCGCACACGAAGTCCTCCCCCGTCGCCGCGATGGCGCGCCGGCCATCCACGACGGCcacggccgccgacgccgcggcgcccagccgcagcagcagcgccgccgagaGCCACACGGCTCCGAGAAGCCGCAACCCCGCCGCGGCCATGCCCGGGCAATGCCCCTTCAGAGGGCCGAGCAGGCAGCCGTGCCCAGGTCCAGCCGAGCCTAGGCCTAGTCCCCCCGGGgggcgaggaaggaggaggagggcagaGCACGCGGGAGGAGGGACACGCTgccgcctgcctgcctgccgcccacccgcacccgcacccggcACCCCCGGCTAAATAGTAAATGCTAGCGGCCAAAGAGGCCAAGGCATGGAGGCGGGCGGCCGAGGCATGCCAGGTCGGGGCCTGGCAGCGCGGGGGGGCACGGGCACCGCGCGACGCGGCCGCCACCCCGAGCTctcgctggctggctggctcctGCCCCAGGCGGCAGGCGCGGCGCACGGCGCGTGACGCGGTAAGCccggcggccgggccggcggTTTCCGTTTTTCCGTTGTGGCTAGCAGTAGCGCGCGGTCAGACAGAGCTCGCGGCCCGCGAGCCAGGTCGCGGAGCTCAGGTTTTGACCGGGGGATCGAGGCGAGGCCGCTGGGTTGGTTTCCTGCGGCGAGCCGGAGCCACTGGTTGCGGCCGCGCTGGCAAGccgtggcgtggcgcggcggggcagcggcggtgcgGGATAGGCGGCCGGAGTAATGCCAAGATGCTGGGGATTCATccgccgtgatgtcttgttgcTGCAGCGCCGCACGGGCACGGCATGGTTCCGTGTTTGGTTTcgtcctgccgccgcccgccggcgccaatctttttttgtttgaaacttttttttaaaaaaaacgaaCCCGGCGCCAATCTGCAGGAGCAGTAGAGTTCATTGGCGTACGAGTGAGAATCGACAAGGGGAGGAGTTTGCCGCTTTGTTGGCATTCTTCTTGAGATGTGTGGCGCGTGAGCTGCATCGCGAAATGGGCGTCTGCATTCTTCTTCAGATTGTGCTTAGAAGAAATGTGCTTAGAAGAAGGCTAATAATAGAACTAACTCTAAGCCTTTAATGTCCTAGATTATCTGCAACCAACCAATCAGTCCACTCATATAGTCATACAATAGTTGGCTCATAGCAAGAGCTAATAAAAAACGAATTACTTAAAAGGTGGCTCATAGCTAGAGCTATTTATTTAAATAATTAAAAACGCCTTATAGctagagcaaaaaaaaaagttgaattcACTCCCTCCGTTAAGAATTATAGACGACTTTCCTATATAATCCAGATATCTAGgtgctatgtatctagaaaagctaaaatAATCTACAATTTACAACGGAGAAAGTATATCTAATAAAAAGGTTGGTTCATAATTAGGGTATAAAGATGAATAGTTAAAAATTGGCTCATAGTTATTCCTCAAAAATGAATTGGCTAATAGTTAGGGCTCAAAAAAAGGCCGAATAGTTCCCTTAAAACGTACATCTAATAAAAAGCTGATCATAGCTACAGCCAATAAAATGCCGAATAGTTAATCGGTGGCTCGTCTATGATACAGGATACGGCTACTGCACAATGCGCAATGGGCAAAGCTTGGACAGAGAAAATGGTTGAACAAGAGTCAATTCAGCCcggggccctgtttagttcttaaaaattttctacagtatccatcacatcgaatcttcggacacatgcatggagcattaaatgtagttgaaaaaataatcagatgaatcttttaagcctaattagtttgtaattgaatattatttgtcaagtaacaacgaaatgtgatacagtaaaaattcaaactttttcaccaattaAACACACCCTGAGCACTGCCACTGCCCTTCATCAGAGACAtgattaaaaagaaaaggaaaaaaaggaacTTGATTGGACAGAGCTGGGGAAGGCTGCGTGTGGTACACCATTTCCACTGGTCCTCTGCTCCCTGCTACTTGCCATCTCCCTCCCCCAGCTGGGGTTGCCCATCCATTCCCGGAACGACCCTACACTACACCGTGCATGGATGTGGCCCGTCGCGGCTTCGCTTTCCTTGTGGGCGCGAGATGGCTCATAATGGCCACTCGGTGACAACGGCTCGGCAGGCTAGGGTTCTTGGCTCGGAGGATATTTTGATGGGATCCAGATCTGGACGAGCATGGTTTTCGCGCGAGTTGTGAGTTGTAGGGCCTCCTGAATTTAGTCTTGATCGACAGTAAACTTGCTATTCCTCTGAAAATGTTTGACATGAAGGTAGGTACATGTGTTGTCTGTTCCCCTTATTGATCAAGGCAATGGCAATCTCCCAAAGAAACATGCAGTTTTTGGTCCGATGCGCACGGAACAGGTCGTGGTGGAATGCAGGAAAGACCCGGTACTAGGTTTGCGTTGCTTTGGGTGTCCTAGTTTCTATCGAGCAATGGGCATGCGATCTGCAGTTACTGGAATGTAGCTTCCAAGAGGAAATCACCAGCTTTGTTTCGGTTCACAGGTTGGCAAGTTTGCTATAGATGGATATGGACAACACTTGTTGTAATCTACTACTTGTGGTCACTGGTCAGGTTCAGAAAGTCTCGCTTGGTTAGCAATGGAAAGGCCAAAAATGGCCAGGCTGTTtcacatccccccccccccacccccccccccccccccccccacacacacatctGACTATACGTTTTTGTTCACTTTTTTCTTTTGACAGAGACACTCTAACTCGGTCACGAATCAGGAGGCTTCGGTTTGGAGTTTAGTCTGTTTAAGAACAAGGAGAAAGTCCAACTACTACCTCTAACTGAAGCGGAAGGAACGTACATCTGTTGGGCTAGCCCATTACTGAGGACATGTTTAATTGAAAATGATGAGACAGatcttttaagtttaattagtccataattagatattaattgttaaataataacaaaagtgctacagtatcaaaccCTAAAATTTTCATGAACTAAACAAAGCCTGATACCGACGATTTCCGAAAGCCAACGTTACATGTGGAAGGATTCTATCTACGCAGAGTACAATGATGTGAAATGTCCAATGTGCAtgcaaattcaaaaattttaaaaagcAATAAGTATTAAATCAAGCATCCAAAATAAATTTAGTTTGCACTATTGTCCTATTGTCTTTCTTATgccaagatcttcaaaataagaccacATATGTCTATGTTTGCATGATATTTCaaaaaataacttttaagtaCTAAATATTTAATTCATGCTACtaggaacaaatattttaacaacacgaacaaataattattatgatgaacaaaaagttaaacatgacgcacaaataataatgtactacgaacaaaatattaaacatcacgAACATTTGATTCTATAGGATAAATAATAGAAATGAATATTGCGAACAAATGAATCAATATAACCGAACACTTTAATTTACAAAAGAGAACAAATGATTAGACACtgcgaacaaattagttacacatagaaaaataattttacataaaaCAAATGCATCTATATCACAAGAAATAATTCTTATAAGCATATATACACGTGCTAAACAAGTAAGGATATAAATGAAATAAATAATTTCACACATCAATTATAAATATACAATACAAATAAATTAGTATACATTAAATATCACTTGCTATTACATCTGAATAACTTATAATACATACTTTCAATCAAACAATTTATAATATTTAATGGAATAATAAATATATtgtaaaataataaaatttgatCATTTGAAAAATTCTAAATGTACTAAAAGTATTTTTTTCATTACTAGAAGAAATATAATGTATGAAGAGATAGTaatcttttatttcaaaggaTTACTAGATTTTCATTATGCAAACGATTATGAATTTATGTAGATACtattataaataaataaaaatgaatGACATGAATTATAAAATAGATAAAAATATCCACTCGAAGAATGTATAAGttaaataagtaaataagaggaaaaaataaaattagattGAAAAGATTTATAGAATGAATAGAAGAATGTAGCTTAAAGTGGAAAATGAGCAAAGAAAAAGGAACTAGTAACGGAATAAAAAGAGGGGAAAAACATGgaggaaaaaat comes from Panicum virgatum strain AP13 chromosome 4K, P.virgatum_v5, whole genome shotgun sequence and encodes:
- the LOC120702797 gene encoding heparanase-like protein 3; translation: MAAAGLRLLGAVWLSAALLLRLGAAASAAVAVVDGRRAIAATGEDFVCATLDWWPPDKCDYGTCAWGRAGLLNLDLSNKVLLNAVRAFSPLKLRLGGSLQDKVLYGTADLRQPCTPFAKNDSEMFGFTQGCLPLRRWDELNSFFQKSGAKIVFGLNAMNGRVQLPDGSMGGPWDYTNAASLIQYTAYKGYHIHGWELGNELSGSGVGTRIGADQYAADVITLKTIVDDIYRSNPSKSLVLAPGGFFDPAWFTELIVKTKPNLLNVITHHIYNLGPGRDTNLIEKILNPSVLDGMISIFSNLQGILKSAGTSTVAWVGEAGGAYNSGHHLVTDAFVFSFWFLDQLGMSAKYDTKSYCRQSLIGGNYGLLNTTTFQPNPDYYSALLWHRLMGTKVLATTFNGTNKIRAYAHCARDSPGITLLLINLSGNTKTEVSVTAHAAAAAAAGAHKHVARTGYTTAQVSVTNQAAGGGGGGGEHKHGARRHGRNFGHAHTPSFAAVADGATRDEYHLTPKGGDLRSQVVLLNGKALATGADGSIPRLEAVKVDAARPIAVAPYSIVFARISHFHAPACS